From a region of the Notolabrus celidotus isolate fNotCel1 chromosome 14, fNotCel1.pri, whole genome shotgun sequence genome:
- the txndc17 gene encoding thioredoxin domain-containing protein 17, translating into MAHYEEVSVRGYEEFCKAVSERTGKDIFAYFSGDKDAQGKSWCPDCVKAEPIVRREMSHLPEGSVFIYCQVGERAYWKDPSNDFKKTLKLSGVPTLLRYGTPQKLVEEECFKSDLVKMMFTED; encoded by the exons ATGGCCCACTATGAAGAAGTAAGTGTGCGTGGGTATGAAGAGTTTTGTAAGGCTGTGTCTGAGAGAACAGGAAAGGATATCTTTGCTTATTTCTCTGGTGACAAAGACGCACAGGGGAAGAGCTGGTGTCCAGACTGCGTAAAAG CTGAGCCAATCGTAAGAAGAGAGATGTCTCATCTTCCTGAGGGATCTGTCTTCATCTACTGCCAAGTTGGAGAAAGAGCCTA CTGGAAGGATCCGAGTAATGACTTCAAGAAGACGCTGAAACTGAGCGGAGTTCCGACCCTGCTGCGATATGGCACA CCTCAGaagttggtggaggaggaatgcTTCAAATCTGATCTGGTGAAGATGATGTTTACTGAAGACTGA